A window of the Miscanthus floridulus cultivar M001 chromosome 14, ASM1932011v1, whole genome shotgun sequence genome harbors these coding sequences:
- the LOC136502694 gene encoding uncharacterized protein has protein sequence MDAGEVRHWNADVNGVSIHVAERGPEDGPAVLLLHGFPELWLSWRHQMAALAARGFRSLAPDLRGYGDSSAPSDPAAYSIFHIVGDVIALLDHLQLTKVFVVGHDWGAQVAWHLCLFRPDRVRAAVVLGVPYFARHARPITEAFAAFGDGFYINQFQEPGRAESAFARYDVAIVLKKFYSIQIDDLSAPPGVEIIDFLEASPSPLPWISEEDLGQYAEKFQKSGFTGPLNYYRMAETNWRLLAPWNEAKITVPVKFIAGDKDIGVQSFGIENYIKSGTFKSIVPDLEVTIIEGHHFLQQEQAERVNSEIISYLVKFTSQEPSS, from the exons ATGGACGCGGGCGAGGTGCGGCACTGGAACGCGGACGTCAACGGCGTCTCGATCCACGTCGCTGAGCGGGGCCCCGAGGATGGGCCGGCGGTGCTCCTCCTCCACGGCTTCCCGGAGCTCTGGCTCTCGTGGCGCCACCAGATGGCCGCGCTCGCAGCCCGCGGGTTCCGCTCCCTGGCCCCCGACCTCCGCGGCTACGGCGACTCCTCCGCGCCGTCCGACCCCGCCGCCTACTCCATCTTCCACATCGTCGGCGACGTCATCGCGCTCCTTGACCACCTCCAACTCACAAAG GTGTTCGTGGTGGGGCACGACTGGGGCGCGCAGGTGGCGTGGCACCTCTGCCTGTTCCGGCCGGACCGGGTGCGCGCCGCCGTCGTTCTGGGGGTACCGTACTTCGCTCGTCACGCTCGCCCGATCACGGAGGCCTTCGCGGCGTTTGGCGATGGCTTTTACATAAATCAGTTCCAG GAGCCTGGAAGAGCTGAAAGCGCATTTGCTCGTTATGATGTTGCGATTGTCCTAAAAAAGTTCTATTCCATTCAAATAGATGATCTCAGTGCTCCTCCTGGAGTGGAGATCATAGACTTTCTCGaggcatctccatcaccacttccTTGGATCAGTGAGGAAGATCTGGGCCAGTATGCTGAAAAGTTTCAGAAGTCTGGGTTCACTGGACCCCTCAACTACTACCGCATGGCGGAGAC GAATTGGAGACTTCTTGCACCCTGGAACGAAGCCAAGATTACAGTGCCTGTGAAGTTCATAGCTGGTGATAAGGACATCGGTGTCCAGTCCTTTGGGATTGAGAACTACATCAAGAGCGGGACATTCAAGTCCATTGTTCCAGATCTTGAAGTCACTATCATTGAAGGTCACCATTTTCTCCAGCAAGAGCAGGCCGAGAGGGTGAATTCGGAGATAATTTCCTACCTCGTCAAGTTTACTAGCCAGGAGCCATCATCTTGA
- the LOC136502695 gene encoding ubiquitin-conjugating enzyme 15 produces MTSSSSPSRKALSKIACNRLQKELAEWQLNPPAGFKHKVSDNLQRWVIEVTGAAGTLYAGETYQLQVDFPEHYPMEAPQVIFLNPAPMHPHIYSNGHICLDILYDSWSPAMTVSSVCISILSMLSSSPAKQRPADNDRYVRNCRNGRSPKETRWWFHDDTV; encoded by the exons ATGACTAGCTCCTCCTCTCCTTCCCGAAAG GCGCTGAGCAAGATCGCTTGCAATCGGCTGCAGAAGGAGCTCGCCGAGTGGCAGCTCAACCCCCCCGCCGGATTCAAGCACAAGGTCTCCGATAACCTCCAAAG GTGGGTAATTGAGGTCACCGGAGCCGCGGGCACTCTTTACGCCGGCGAGACCTACCAGTTGCAGGTTGACTTTCCTGAGCATTACCCTATGGAGGCACCTCAG GTCATTTTTCTCAATCCAGCGCCAATGCATCCACACATTTACAGCAACGGGCACATCTGCTTAG ATATTTTGTATGACTCATGGTCACCAGCGATGACCGTGAGCTCTGTCTGTATCAGTATCCTGTCTATGTTGTCTAGTTCTCCAGCAAAG CAACGCCCAGCGGACAATGACCGCTATGTTAGGAACTGCCGCAACGGGAGGTCTCCGAAGGAGACCAGATGGTGGTTCCATGACGACACGGTGTAA
- the LOC136503942 gene encoding ubiquitin-conjugating enzyme 15-like: MTSSSSPSRKALSKIACNRLQKELAEWQLNPPAGFKHKVSDNLQRWVIEVTGAAGTLYAGETYQLQVDFPEHYPMEAPQVIFLNPAPMHPHIYSNGQGEWPRLEVGAALCVVLELGNDDRLRPLASGSLVGGLCVDCHEKSELLASSAMLGNDDPW, encoded by the exons ATGACGAGCTCCTCCTCTCCTTCCCGAAAG GCGCTGAGCAAGATCGCTTGCAATCGGCTGCAGAAGGAGCTCGCCGAGTGGCAGCTCAACCCTCCCGCCGGATTCAAGCACAAGGTCTCCGATAACCTCCAAAG GTGGGTAATTGAGGTCACCGGAGCCGCGGGCACTCTTTACGCCGGCGAGACCTACCAGTTGCAGGTTGACTTTCCTGAGCATTACCCTATGGAGGCACCTCAG GTCATTTTTCTCAATCCAGCGCCAATGCATCCACACATTTACAGCAACGGGCAAGGCGAGTGGCCGCGattggaagtcggagctgctctttgCGTGGTGCttgagcttggcaacgatgaccggTTGCGGCCGCTTGCTTCGGGCTCGTTGGTGGGTGGCTTGTGTGTGGACTGCCATgagaagtcggagctgctggcgtcttcagccatgctcggcaacgatgacccaTGGTAG